A genome region from Manihot esculenta cultivar AM560-2 chromosome 5, M.esculenta_v8, whole genome shotgun sequence includes the following:
- the LOC110614285 gene encoding uncharacterized protein LOC110614285 isoform X1: MTESEDRRVSRRQSRLKRDPEDQCENLNQKCLKMDNPANDVNKNDTKTGRLPFIFKHSYSGEEKCTIMEGCKFITGEKGLLLRIEPLDKDELEKLETPEEKHAKEKLIARQCKSYAKAALAHYNRQEDRTRGTEERSSESATSELDQSQPEDVDFELVKVLNCKTSCDFGLWHHINFEAKPRNFKCSPKLFFAELYGNALCVTCCCMLKPKGSDASSLKGCYFCRSLIHHPASGFRAGTDSPLRFGKYGGIPVNRCTSSKDLF, translated from the exons ATGACAGAAAGCGAAGACAGGAGGGTCAGCAGAAGGCAAAGCAG GTTGAAGAGAGACCCTGAAGATCAATGCGAAAACTTGAACCAGAAATGTCTGAAGATGGATAATCCAGCAAATGATGTCAATAAGAATGATACTAAAACTGGTCGtcttccatttatttttaaGCATTCCTATTCGGGGGAAGAAAAATGCACCATAATGGAAGGGTGTAAATTTATCACCGGGGAGAAGGGATTACTTTTAAGAATTGAACCTTTGGATAAAGATGAACTAGAGAAGCTAGAGACCCCTGAagaaaagcatgcaaaggagAAACTGATAGCGAGGCAGTGTAAGAGCTATGCTAAGGCTGCATTAGCCCATTACAATCGCCAAGAG gatcggactcgaggaaccgaggagcgcagcagtgagtcagctacttcagagttagatcagagtcagccagag GATGTGGATTTTGAGCTTGTGAAGGTTCTAAATTGCAAAACATCTTGTGATTTTGGCCTTTGGCATCATATCAACTTCGAGGCCAAACCCAGAAATTTCAAATGCTCACCGAAGCTCTTTTTTGCTGAATTGTATGGAAATGCTTTATGTGTCACCTGCTGCTGTATGCTGAAACCTAAGGGCTCTG ATGCCAGCTCCCTGAAGGGTTGTTATTTTTGCCGTTCCCTCATTCATCATCCTGCTAGTGGATTTCGTGCTGGCACTGACAGTCCCCTCAGGTTTGGCAAGTATGGCGGAATTCCTGTTAATCGCTGCACATCCTCAAAG gatTTATTTTAG
- the LOC110614285 gene encoding uncharacterized protein LOC110614285 isoform X3, with amino-acid sequence MTESEDRRVSRRQSRLKRDPEDQCENLNQKCLKMDNPANDVNKNDTKTGRLPFIFKHSYSGEEKCTIMEGCKFITGEKGLLLRIEPLDKDELEKLETPEEKHAKEKLIARQCKSYAKAALAHYNRQEDRTRGTEERSSESATSELDQSQPEDVDFELVKVLNCKTSCDFGLWHHINFEAKPRNFKCSPKLFFAELYGNALCVTCCCMLKPKGSDASSLKGCYFCRSLIHHPASGFRAGTDSPLRFGKYGGIPVNRCTSSKPL; translated from the exons ATGACAGAAAGCGAAGACAGGAGGGTCAGCAGAAGGCAAAGCAG GTTGAAGAGAGACCCTGAAGATCAATGCGAAAACTTGAACCAGAAATGTCTGAAGATGGATAATCCAGCAAATGATGTCAATAAGAATGATACTAAAACTGGTCGtcttccatttatttttaaGCATTCCTATTCGGGGGAAGAAAAATGCACCATAATGGAAGGGTGTAAATTTATCACCGGGGAGAAGGGATTACTTTTAAGAATTGAACCTTTGGATAAAGATGAACTAGAGAAGCTAGAGACCCCTGAagaaaagcatgcaaaggagAAACTGATAGCGAGGCAGTGTAAGAGCTATGCTAAGGCTGCATTAGCCCATTACAATCGCCAAGAG gatcggactcgaggaaccgaggagcgcagcagtgagtcagctacttcagagttagatcagagtcagccagag GATGTGGATTTTGAGCTTGTGAAGGTTCTAAATTGCAAAACATCTTGTGATTTTGGCCTTTGGCATCATATCAACTTCGAGGCCAAACCCAGAAATTTCAAATGCTCACCGAAGCTCTTTTTTGCTGAATTGTATGGAAATGCTTTATGTGTCACCTGCTGCTGTATGCTGAAACCTAAGGGCTCTG ATGCCAGCTCCCTGAAGGGTTGTTATTTTTGCCGTTCCCTCATTCATCATCCTGCTAGTGGATTTCGTGCTGGCACTGACAGTCCCCTCAGGTTTGGCAAGTATGGCGGAATTCCTGTTAATCGCTGCACATCCTCAAAG CCTTTGTAA
- the LOC110614285 gene encoding uncharacterized protein LOC110614285 isoform X5, with the protein MTESEDRRVSRRQSRLKRDPEDQCENLNQKCLKMDNPANDVNKNDTKTGRLPFIFKHSYSGEEKCTIMEGCKFITGEKGLLLRIEPLDKDELEKLETPEEKHAKEKLIARQCKSYAKAALAHYNRQEDVDFELVKVLNCKTSCDFGLWHHINFEAKPRNFKCSPKLFFAELYGNALCVTCCCMLKPKGSDASSLKGCYFCRSLIHHPASGFRAGTDSPLRFGKYGGIPVNRCTSSKV; encoded by the exons ATGACAGAAAGCGAAGACAGGAGGGTCAGCAGAAGGCAAAGCAG GTTGAAGAGAGACCCTGAAGATCAATGCGAAAACTTGAACCAGAAATGTCTGAAGATGGATAATCCAGCAAATGATGTCAATAAGAATGATACTAAAACTGGTCGtcttccatttatttttaaGCATTCCTATTCGGGGGAAGAAAAATGCACCATAATGGAAGGGTGTAAATTTATCACCGGGGAGAAGGGATTACTTTTAAGAATTGAACCTTTGGATAAAGATGAACTAGAGAAGCTAGAGACCCCTGAagaaaagcatgcaaaggagAAACTGATAGCGAGGCAGTGTAAGAGCTATGCTAAGGCTGCATTAGCCCATTACAATCGCCAAGAG GATGTGGATTTTGAGCTTGTGAAGGTTCTAAATTGCAAAACATCTTGTGATTTTGGCCTTTGGCATCATATCAACTTCGAGGCCAAACCCAGAAATTTCAAATGCTCACCGAAGCTCTTTTTTGCTGAATTGTATGGAAATGCTTTATGTGTCACCTGCTGCTGTATGCTGAAACCTAAGGGCTCTG ATGCCAGCTCCCTGAAGGGTTGTTATTTTTGCCGTTCCCTCATTCATCATCCTGCTAGTGGATTTCGTGCTGGCACTGACAGTCCCCTCAGGTTTGGCAAGTATGGCGGAATTCCTGTTAATCGCTGCACATCCTCAAAGGTATAG
- the LOC110614285 gene encoding uncharacterized protein LOC110614285 isoform X4 has product MTESEDRRVSRRQSRLKRDPEDQCENLNQKCLKMDNPANDVNKNDTKTGRLPFIFKHSYSGEEKCTIMEGCKFITGEKGLLLRIEPLDKDELEKLETPEEKHAKEKLIARQCKSYAKAALAHYNRQEDVDFELVKVLNCKTSCDFGLWHHINFEAKPRNFKCSPKLFFAELYGNALCVTCCCMLKPKGSDASSLKGCYFCRSLIHHPASGFRAGTDSPLRFGKYGGIPVNRCTSSKPL; this is encoded by the exons ATGACAGAAAGCGAAGACAGGAGGGTCAGCAGAAGGCAAAGCAG GTTGAAGAGAGACCCTGAAGATCAATGCGAAAACTTGAACCAGAAATGTCTGAAGATGGATAATCCAGCAAATGATGTCAATAAGAATGATACTAAAACTGGTCGtcttccatttatttttaaGCATTCCTATTCGGGGGAAGAAAAATGCACCATAATGGAAGGGTGTAAATTTATCACCGGGGAGAAGGGATTACTTTTAAGAATTGAACCTTTGGATAAAGATGAACTAGAGAAGCTAGAGACCCCTGAagaaaagcatgcaaaggagAAACTGATAGCGAGGCAGTGTAAGAGCTATGCTAAGGCTGCATTAGCCCATTACAATCGCCAAGAG GATGTGGATTTTGAGCTTGTGAAGGTTCTAAATTGCAAAACATCTTGTGATTTTGGCCTTTGGCATCATATCAACTTCGAGGCCAAACCCAGAAATTTCAAATGCTCACCGAAGCTCTTTTTTGCTGAATTGTATGGAAATGCTTTATGTGTCACCTGCTGCTGTATGCTGAAACCTAAGGGCTCTG ATGCCAGCTCCCTGAAGGGTTGTTATTTTTGCCGTTCCCTCATTCATCATCCTGCTAGTGGATTTCGTGCTGGCACTGACAGTCCCCTCAGGTTTGGCAAGTATGGCGGAATTCCTGTTAATCGCTGCACATCCTCAAAG CCTTTGTAA